A genome region from Geobacter pickeringii includes the following:
- the galT gene encoding galactose-1-phosphate uridylyltransferase — MSELRWDPLKQHWVIIATDRGRRPRDFLVEPEPTEMTSCPFCYGNEDKTPREIYAARPAGPPNSPGWKVRVIPNKYPALRIEGELNSRGYGLYDVMNGIGAHEIIIETPDHNRGLAELTPAEITEVLKAWRARFLDLRNDTRFRYMVLFKNHGLRAGATLSHSHSQLIAVPLIPPVAATELRICREHFESKERCIFCDLIDFELQSGERVVREFANHVVMTPYASCFPFELRLYPKRHGHDFALLSDGELGELAVAMKDMLGRLKGVLKDPPYNFILHTAPPRQPRLGKPDYWSSLEYDYHWHIELVPRLTQIAGFEWGTGFHINPTSPEDAAAFLREAEF, encoded by the coding sequence ATGTCCGAACTGAGATGGGACCCCCTGAAGCAGCACTGGGTGATCATTGCCACCGATCGCGGCCGGCGGCCGCGGGATTTCCTCGTGGAGCCCGAGCCGACCGAGATGACGAGCTGCCCCTTCTGCTACGGCAATGAGGACAAGACTCCCCGGGAAATCTACGCCGCCCGGCCGGCGGGCCCCCCCAACTCCCCTGGCTGGAAGGTGCGGGTGATCCCGAACAAATACCCGGCGCTCCGGATCGAGGGGGAGCTCAACAGCCGGGGCTATGGTCTCTACGACGTCATGAACGGGATCGGGGCCCACGAGATCATCATCGAGACCCCTGACCACAACCGGGGACTCGCCGAACTCACCCCGGCGGAGATCACCGAGGTCCTCAAGGCGTGGCGCGCCCGGTTTCTCGACCTGCGCAACGACACCCGCTTCCGTTACATGGTGCTGTTCAAGAACCACGGCCTGCGGGCAGGGGCGACCCTCTCCCACTCCCACAGCCAGCTCATCGCCGTGCCGCTCATCCCCCCCGTGGCGGCCACCGAGCTGCGGATCTGCCGGGAGCACTTCGAGAGCAAGGAACGGTGCATCTTCTGCGACCTGATCGACTTCGAACTCCAGAGCGGCGAACGGGTGGTGCGCGAGTTCGCCAATCACGTCGTGATGACCCCCTACGCCTCCTGCTTCCCGTTCGAGCTCAGGCTCTACCCCAAGCGCCACGGCCACGACTTCGCGCTTCTCTCCGACGGGGAGCTGGGGGAGCTGGCGGTGGCGATGAAGGATATGCTCGGGCGTCTGAAGGGCGTCCTCAAGGACCCGCCGTACAACTTCATCCTCCATACGGCCCCGCCGCGGCAGCCGCGGCTCGGCAAGCCGGACTACTGGAGCTCCCTGGAGTACGATTATCACTGGCACATCGAGCTCGTACCCCGGCTCACCCAGATTGCCGGCTTCGAATGGGGGACCGGCTTCCACATCAACCCCACCTCGCCGGAGGATGCCGCCGCCTTCCTCCGTGAGGCGGAGTTTTGA
- the glgA gene encoding glycogen synthase GlgA, giving the protein MKILVVASEVTPFAKTGGLADVAAALPKELRRMGHDVRVIMPFYGCVAASGQTIRKARKSVEVEVGGALYKGFLRQASLGEVPLYLVEQRELFGRDHLYGTAEGDDPDNPRRFAFFCRSVLQFLKRMDFRPDVIHCHDWQTALIPIILRHELGDDPFFAPAATVFTIHNLAYQGIHPRPALAEMGLSPALFTMEGVEYFGRVNLMKGAILSATVITTVSPTYCREIRTPEQGCGLEGVLAERSGDLHGILNGLDTDEWNPATDRRIVRTYSSRALAGKGGDKHELQRELGLPLAATVPLIGMVGRIVEQKGIELVAALLPRFAAEELQLVILGTGDARYMELLDRFRRRGVANISINLGFRDPLAPRIYAGSDMFLMPSRFEPCGLSQLIALRYGAVPIVRRTGGLADTVVDATADPREGNGFSFAEYSPDACWEAVQRALTACRDREGWRKIVRRAMLKDVSWRNAAGEYEELYRAAIEKRRG; this is encoded by the coding sequence ATGAAGATACTGGTGGTTGCTTCCGAGGTCACCCCGTTCGCCAAGACGGGGGGGCTCGCCGACGTGGCCGCGGCCCTGCCGAAGGAGCTCCGGCGCATGGGGCACGACGTTCGGGTGATCATGCCGTTCTATGGCTGCGTCGCCGCATCGGGGCAGACGATCCGCAAGGCCCGCAAGAGCGTGGAGGTGGAGGTCGGCGGCGCGCTCTACAAGGGGTTTCTCCGCCAGGCGTCCCTGGGGGAGGTGCCGCTCTATCTCGTGGAACAGCGGGAGCTGTTCGGCCGCGACCACCTCTACGGCACCGCCGAGGGGGACGACCCCGACAACCCCCGCCGCTTCGCCTTTTTCTGCCGCAGCGTCCTGCAGTTCCTGAAGCGGATGGATTTTCGTCCCGACGTGATCCACTGCCACGACTGGCAGACGGCCCTGATCCCGATCATCCTCCGGCACGAGCTCGGCGACGATCCGTTCTTTGCGCCGGCGGCCACGGTCTTCACCATCCACAATCTCGCCTACCAGGGGATTCACCCCCGGCCGGCCCTGGCGGAGATGGGGCTCAGCCCGGCGCTCTTCACGATGGAGGGGGTCGAATATTTCGGCCGGGTAAACCTCATGAAGGGGGCGATCCTCTCCGCCACCGTCATCACCACCGTTTCTCCCACCTACTGCCGCGAGATCCGCACGCCGGAACAGGGGTGCGGCCTGGAAGGGGTGCTGGCGGAGCGCAGCGGCGATCTCCACGGCATCCTCAACGGCCTCGATACCGACGAGTGGAACCCCGCCACGGACCGGCGGATCGTTCGCACCTACTCGTCCCGGGCCCTGGCCGGGAAGGGTGGGGACAAGCATGAGCTGCAGCGGGAACTCGGCCTCCCCCTTGCGGCGACGGTTCCCCTCATCGGCATGGTGGGACGGATCGTCGAGCAGAAGGGGATCGAGCTGGTTGCGGCGCTCCTCCCCCGTTTTGCCGCTGAGGAGCTCCAACTCGTCATCCTCGGCACCGGCGATGCGCGGTACATGGAGTTGCTGGACCGGTTCCGGCGGCGGGGGGTGGCGAACATCTCCATCAACCTCGGGTTTCGGGATCCGCTGGCCCCGCGGATCTATGCCGGAAGCGACATGTTCCTCATGCCGTCGCGCTTCGAGCCGTGCGGTCTCTCTCAGCTCATCGCACTTCGCTACGGGGCGGTCCCCATCGTTCGCCGCACCGGCGGTCTTGCCGATACGGTGGTCGACGCCACCGCCGACCCCCGGGAGGGGAACGGATTCTCCTTTGCTGAGTATTCTCCCGATGCCTGCTGGGAGGCGGTCCAGAGGGCCCTGACCGCTTGCCGCGATCGCGAGGGGTGGCGAAAAATCGTGCGGCGCGCTATGCTGAAGGATGTCTCCTGGCGCAATGCCGCGGGGGAATACGAGGAGCTGTACCGGGCGGCCATCGAGAAGAGGCGGGGGTGA